In Apis mellifera strain DH4 linkage group LG3, Amel_HAv3.1, whole genome shotgun sequence, one DNA window encodes the following:
- the LOC724166 gene encoding intraflagellar transport protein 20 homolog isoform X2 yields the protein MADPLAKYGIYIDDLSKIRVLEPEVANQTNKLKEECKNFISKIIDQIANEVEKEKMKTIGTRNLLRSIEKERDAQKQQIQAQIVEKSMELERLRIQYDSLKKIEMEQLETIEQLTVN from the exons atggcTGACCCTTTAGCAAAGTATGGAATTTATATCGATGATTTAAGTAAGATTCGTGTATTAGAACCAGAAGTTGCAAATCAGACAAATAAGCTTAAAgaagaatgtaaaaatttcatttcga aaataatagatcAAATAGCAAATgaggtggaaaaagaaaaaatgaaaactattGGAACCCGAAACTTGCTTCGatctattgaaaaagaaagagatgctcaaaaacaacaaattcag GCACAGATAGTTGAAAAATCTATGGAACTTGAGAGACTTCGTATACAATacgattctttaaaaaaaatcgaaatggaaCAATTAGAAACTATTGAACAATTAACAGTGaattaa
- the LOC724166 gene encoding intraflagellar transport protein 20 homolog isoform X1 encodes MADPLAKYGIYIDDLSKIRVLEPEVANQTNKLKEECKNFISKIIEFQTNSDEFIEIIDQIANEVEKEKMKTIGTRNLLRSIEKERDAQKQQIQAQIVEKSMELERLRIQYDSLKKIEMEQLETIEQLTVN; translated from the exons atggcTGACCCTTTAGCAAAGTATGGAATTTATATCGATGATTTAAGTAAGATTCGTGTATTAGAACCAGAAGTTGCAAATCAGACAAATAAGCTTAAAgaagaatgtaaaaatttcatttcga aaattattgaatttcaaacCAATTCCGatgaatttatagaaataatagatcAAATAGCAAATgaggtggaaaaagaaaaaatgaaaactattGGAACCCGAAACTTGCTTCGatctattgaaaaagaaagagatgctcaaaaacaacaaattcag GCACAGATAGTTGAAAAATCTATGGAACTTGAGAGACTTCGTATACAATacgattctttaaaaaaaatcgaaatggaaCAATTAGAAACTATTGAACAATTAACAGTGaattaa